The Ignavibacteria bacterium genomic sequence TGAGTTCATTTTGGGGATATACAGTAAAAATTCCTTTCCCCAATTGACAAACCGCTTTACTTTGCACCCCGATACAGTAAAAACCGCCTGATTTATAGATAGTCTGTCTCATTTTAATAAAAAAAGTCAGGCCATTGTATTTCAAATTCAAACATATTAGATTTGAAGGAATTATTACCGGACATCTTGCGTGGATCCCAACTTATCAAATAATACATATATTTTTTGCTCATTTGCTGATCATATTATTAAGAACAATTCCGTACTTATAAATTAACGTTCAACAAAGGGGGTCAATAATATGTCCTGGAAAATTGTCACATATTCGATTATAGTTGCTGCTTTTATCTCCTCCCATGCAACTCTTATGGCTCAGTCCTGGTCTTTTCAGACAAGTCCCTTAGTTTCCGGGGATACAACGGAAATCGGTAAAGTTCAATTTGTTAGCCCCACCGAAGGCTGGATTTCAGTCGGCACTGGGGGCCGCCTGCTCCATTCAACTGATGCAGGGGAAAATTGGATAATGGTAACACCTTTTCCTGATGATACTGTCTGGTGTTCTTCTGATCCGGCAATATCCATGTCATGGGCAGATCAGACTCACGGTTGGAAAATTAATTCTTTTGGCTCCAGCTTTGGCACTTCCTACGGAGTCGTAATTTATCAAACTGCAGATGGTGGAAAATCGTGGCAAAAGAAAGTGCTTTCCACAACAAAAGGCGATATGGGTTTCCAGATTCAATTTGTTGATGTAAATCACGGATGGCTTCTGTATTTTAATTTCTCGACACAGGCATACACATATTTGAAAACTTCGGACGGCGGGAAAAATTGGGCCCCGTTTAACGGAGCCGGAATATTTCATTTTGTGGATATGAATAATGGCTGGGCATTTTATGGATTCGGTATGAATGGAGACCAGCCCCCATTCAAAATATTACATACTACAAATGGCGGTACCGATTGGGCAGAACAATTTTCTGATAACTCGGCCGGTAATTACAATGCGATCTTTTTTCCCGACACAAATAATGGATGGATTGTTGGTGATGAAGGCAAGGTTCTAAAAACTGCTGATGGCGGCAAAAACTGGAATTATGTTACTAACAGCGGAATAAACCCGAATGACCGAAGCAAAACGGTCTTCTTTCTGGATGCAAACAATGGCTGGATTTCTACCAAAGACGAAAATAGATATGGGGTTATCCAGCATACAACAGATGGCGGCAAAAGCTGGACGAGACAGACTACCCCTTTGACAAATCCACAAGGCGGTAATGCAATTTTCAACATTTATTTTATTGATGCCAATAATGGATGGTTAACTGCCAGTAATAGAAAAATATGTCACTTTACAGGACCGACAGGAATTGAGGAAAACAACAATTTTCCAAATGAGTTTTTACTGTGCCAGAATTATCCGAACCCATTCAACCCTTCAACAACAATAGGCTATTCGATTAAGAAAGCTGGTCAGGTTAAGCTCTCGGTATTTGATGCGCTAGGGGAAATGGTTGCTGTTATTAT encodes the following:
- a CDS encoding T9SS type A sorting domain-containing protein, with product MSWKIVTYSIIVAAFISSHATLMAQSWSFQTSPLVSGDTTEIGKVQFVSPTEGWISVGTGGRLLHSTDAGENWIMVTPFPDDTVWCSSDPAISMSWADQTHGWKINSFGSSFGTSYGVVIYQTADGGKSWQKKVLSTTKGDMGFQIQFVDVNHGWLLYFNFSTQAYTYLKTSDGGKNWAPFNGAGIFHFVDMNNGWAFYGFGMNGDQPPFKILHTTNGGTDWAEQFSDNSAGNYNAIFFPDTNNGWIVGDEGKVLKTADGGKNWNYVTNSGINPNDRSKTVFFLDANNGWISTKDENRYGVIQHTTDGGKSWTRQTTPLTNPQGGNAIFNIYFIDANNGWLTASNRKICHFTGPTGIEENNNFPNEFLLCQNYPNPFNPSTTIGYSIKKAGQVKLSVFDALGEMVAVIIDEYKPAGSYSVSFDGSSLPSGVYLYRLESGAYNASRKFVLLK